The Humulus lupulus chromosome 7, drHumLupu1.1, whole genome shotgun sequence region TAAGAAATCTACACACGAGTTGGAATCAAATGCTGTCGGTGCTGTTTTCAGGGTTAGATAGTATTTAAATAAATATGGCAAGTGGTTAATAAAGATTCCACCAGCCTACTCAAGTGCTTACTCACACATACCCAACTGAAGATCTTACATTTATTAGGCATGGTCCATTTTAACCGTGACAAACAACCTAAGTTGATACCCAGTAAATACCTAATTTATTTCAATATTCAAAATGTCTTTCATTTTCTTTGCCTACCTTGTCAGAACATTAGGTGACAATTTTTCATTTGCTTTATCTATCATTTCCGATTTGTTGGGGAAGTGCTAAGATTATGAGATTATTAGGTGTCTAGTAGGTgaaaatacacataaactaaTATTCGTTTTAAGAGTATTATTATAAGTCATTGTATTTGTGGATTGATGGTTTTTTTTGACCTATTTATCACGAAATTACACCGTGCTCAGCCAGTTAAATTTACGGTTTCACTATCTTAATTTTGATTTTCTTCAATTCGCGTACTCACTTTCCTTTAATcaattgaaaaaattaaaataaaactatacTTCCATAAGTTACGAAGTTCTTCCTTGGTACCATCAAAACATTGTCTTCATAATCATACTGGGGAGTCTTCGTTAACAGTTACAGTATGCGTAATCTCACATTACATACTATCTACGGCtgtgattaaatgttatgtaCTTaccatttttaaaatatatatacatacataataataaaataaaaatatgattcTCCATAAACTGTACTCTCTTTCGTTGGCGCGCGTCTTCTGATGAAAATCGACACATACACGCCGCTTTCTCTGAACACGCATACAAATCAAACTTTTTGTCGTCTTCTTCTTCTGTTAAATATCTCAGTTTCGTTTttaagtttttctttcttcttcaatgGCCGCAAACACATAACCCTTCTCTTCATTTCCTCCTTACCCATGATCTCTAAGCCAGTCCCAACATATCACGAAGATTCAATTCCCACCCACTTCGCCCTCCAAGCCGCCCATGGTGAGGGACCGAAAATATCCCCAACGCCGGGGCCTAATTGTTGGCAACTACTGCCACGATGTTCTTCTCCGAGACGACGTCGTAGTGGCTGAGACTCTCGGCGGCGCCGTTTCCTTCATTTCCGCCGTGTTCGACGGAGTGTTGGTTCGGCACAATTCGATATCGAAGGTCGGTCGGGACTTTGCTTATTCTACCCATCACGAACCGATTGTAGTGCCCGGTTCGAAGACCACTTTGTTCCATGCACACTTCGGTTCGGAAATCGATGGGGATGGGCACCAAGATCGGGTTTTGAAAAGAGTCCGCGCTTGCGACCCGATTTGGCCGACGGATCTCCCGGAATCGAGATTCGATTTCGGAATGGCGGTCGGGGTCGGCGGGGAGATTCTGCCGGAGACGCTTGAGAAAATGCTTGAATTATGTGAAACAGTTTCTGTGGATATTCAGGCTCTGATACGGGATTTTGATGCCATTGACGGAACCGTGAAGCTTGTGGATTTGAAAGAGAGTGGGTTTTATCACCTTCTTCCTCGAATTGGGTTTCTAAAGGCGTCGGGTGAAGAGACTTCGTCTTTGGACGTTGAGGAAGTGAGAAAATTGTGTTGTGTTGTTGTAACGAATGGGAAACATGGGTGCACGGTCTACTGGCAGGACGAGGAAGCTCAAATTGGGCCTTTCCCCACGAACCAGGTGGATCCAACGGGTGCAGGggatagttttcttgctgggttcgTGGCTGGACTCGTTCAAGGATTGCCTGTTCCTGATGCTGCATTGTTGGGTAACTTTTTTGGGTCTCTAGCTGTTGGTCAAATAGGTGTGCCCAAGTTCGATTTGAGGTTATTACAGGTATGTTTATGGAGTTCCTTTTTGCTTTTCGTTGTTGGAAATTGCGAATGCCTTCTGTTCTTTTGCGAAAAGAAGGCTTATGTTGTTATAGTTATACTGTATTTGGTTGTAAATGCTACTTGTTCTTATAATTGGCTAAATTTGCTTTTAAGAACATGAATTAAGCAGCAATTATCTGGGTTATTAGTTCCTTTAAATGGTGTCTCCTAGTTTGAAGTTATAGACAGTCAGCTTACATAGATGGAACTTAGTAAAGGTGGCATTTACGAAATCATATGCTTAGTAGGAAATTCAGGCCTTGAAAGAGTTAGCAGAAAGCATTGCCATTATTAATTATAATCTAAAAGAAGGAATTAAACAAAGAAAAACGCGTTCATTGTCTCAAAAGTTTGTGAAAGGGTATTAAAAGATTTGTGAGTGCATTTGTCTACATATGATTATTTGACGTGATGACTGGAGTTTACCTTTTTTTGTTAAAAGAAATGGAATTTGAAAACACCTCTACTGCTGGTCATATTGTTAGGCTGTATTATCTGACAAGACTTGATACAGTCTGTCTTATGATATGAGTGTGAGGTTAGCGTGAATATTGTATACATAAAAATTGAGGGAGTCGCCACTTGAAATAAAGTTAAGATAAAATTACAAGTGCATGTAATTTTCTTTTGTTAACTTAGTGCGTATGGTAAAGATACTAGTAGTGTTCGAGGAAAAGCGGCACAGCAGTATTAGAGGCTTTAAGACTGGAGCTTTTTGTAGTGCTTATGAGAAAAGTGTACAGCCATTTGGATATTCTTTCTCTTTTCTACATGTAAGAAAATACTGTTCTTTTGGTCATTAGTTTAATTTTGAGCTAGACTGTGTGGTTAAGCTTCCTCTTTTGCACTTTCATAATGAACTAGCTTTACACGTAAAAAACTCGGTTCCTTTTTATTCACTCTTTTTTTGCCTTCCAGAGAGTTAAGGATGAGGTACAGAGGAGGAAGGTGCATTGTAACAGCTGCTGGGAAAGGAAAGCCGAAGACTTGAAGCTTATGAAGCTGGCAGGATTTGAACAGTTTCATGCATCACTTTCAGCAGCAAAGATGATGCCTTCTTGTCCTGTCCAGGAATGTCAATGGGATCTATCCATTTCTCCTCCTGCAGCAGATCAGCCGAAATTGTTAAATACTCCCGTCTTTGAAGAGACGATTCAAACAATCGACGGTGGTAAGCCATGACTGATAAACTTATTGGCTTTAATCTTTTGGATTCAAATAAAATTGCATCAAAGTAGAGATGTTTATGTATAGAGTTAGAAGTCATTTGCATCTTATGTTCACTCTGCAATTATCATGGTCGTGCAATGGTTTAACTGGTGCCTACTATGCCCTATTATTGTTGCAATTCATTTGATTCTTACTAATAGATGAATGTTGTAATCTTATAACCTGCGTTTTCTGCTGCCCTTAAAATAGGGGTGCACGGTGGGCGGGTTTTGGGCTGTTTGCGCCGTTTTATTATTTGATGGTTTAAGAAAAATACAACTCATAATAATTGCGGTTTGGGCAGTTTTTTATGAGCGGATTTGTGCGGTTTTATAGGCGAGTTGGgttgatttaaaatttaaaattatcgACTTAtgatatttaacaaaataaaaaattgtaaacTATAAAGTTATAGTTTATACATTTTTTACTCATCAATGTCATCATGAATAATAACTTACAACATTATCATATCTTAAACTTAAATTTGAAACCTCATAAAAAAATTCTAATTCTAATAAGTATTTCAATTATACAAATTATAAATGGTATAAACTTATCATTCTACACATTGATAATTTCAACAATTTGAGTTTTATTATGAAAAGTTTTACTAATATTTAAACTATCAATACatgtaacattatttattttttcataattttttccaAATCAAGTTTTTATATATAATTCTTAAGTTATTACAATTAATCTCATAACAATGaaactttttattaaaaaaagttaaatatttggactaatataaatatatatgtaaatataaaaaaaaataatgattcaCATCTCAAAATCCAATATTCAAAAGAtcataaattttatatttttaatgaaTTATTTATGTGTTGTATTTTTAAGTTtagattattattaaaaattatataaaaaaaaagtagcAAGTGCGAGTTGTATTTACTTTATATTATTGCAATCCGTACCTAACCAAATTTTACTGAGTTTTTTTAATAGATGGGTTGGGCAAGTGGGGCGGATTAGCAGTTTTTTTGTGCACCCCAACCCTAAAACATATTCGTCTCCCATCTTCAGTTTTCATTTGATGAATTTACAATGTAACAAGTTCGTTCCACTTCTTAAGTCATAACCTTGGCTGTGTTGAGGGTATGATTGCTAGTAAAATGTTTTACCCAATTAACAAATAACAGAGTCACATCTACCTAAAAAAATATATCCACGAAAGACCAAAAAGCAGGTTTCAAGTTGAAAATGTGACCAATTATACTAACAATAATATCAATTATTTtgtcaagttttttttttcttttttcaaccACTTTACAATTACAAGCCAATAATACGGtaattgttttaaaataatttgaaatgaCTCGTGATATTTCTTTAAAATGTCGGCAACTATAGACATGGTAACTAGTTTCCAAGCATATTTGCCGGCGGCCTCTATTATTTCTTTTAGCCCATCTACTAATGTTATGAGCGATTGAGTCAAAAACGAAGCGAGCATTTTTAAAGGTTTGAGTTCATTTTTCTTTTACGTAGAATGAGTAAAAAAAACATTTTGAGAAACTTCTctaattctattatttttttcGAGAGAACTTCACCAATTTCATTCTAACCAATTAATTTACTACACATAAATATTATTGAGTACATAAATATTATTGGGTAATTCTGGAGGTAACTCCTTAGAAGGATGCactcatacatttttttttttggttttggcatgtgtagaaattataattttaatattttttatatgagGAAGTCCATTGTAATCATTTAGGACATCGtgcaaaatttcaagaaattttaaattatttaggATGATGAAATAAGAATTCAAACAATATGTTGCACgcgtgcatttttttttttttatatatatattgtacgtTGTACAACGGTATGATTTTGTTATGGGTAAATGTTCATTTGATACTCAATGTTCTATCAATATACAAACTTGATACCATTTGTTTTTTATAATTATCAATCGATACCCATTATTTACAAAAACAACATACTTTGGTACTCTGAGcgtgtttaaatttttaatattctcGTATTACTCCTAAAGTGAATGAATGGATtcggtcccccatgtcgtccaggtccaagaagttaccatattgaaggaacccggAC contains the following coding sequences:
- the LOC133791257 gene encoding inositol 3-kinase, which encodes MVRDRKYPQRRGLIVGNYCHDVLLRDDVVVAETLGGAVSFISAVFDGVLVRHNSISKVGRDFAYSTHHEPIVVPGSKTTLFHAHFGSEIDGDGHQDRVLKRVRACDPIWPTDLPESRFDFGMAVGVGGEILPETLEKMLELCETVSVDIQALIRDFDAIDGTVKLVDLKESGFYHLLPRIGFLKASGEETSSLDVEEVRKLCCVVVTNGKHGCTVYWQDEEAQIGPFPTNQVDPTGAGDSFLAGFVAGLVQGLPVPDAALLGNFFGSLAVGQIGVPKFDLRLLQRVKDEVQRRKVHCNSCWERKAEDLKLMKLAGFEQFHASLSAAKMMPSCPVQECQWDLSISPPAADQPKLLNTPVFEETIQTIDGGKP